The Scomber japonicus isolate fScoJap1 chromosome 9, fScoJap1.pri, whole genome shotgun sequence genome includes a region encoding these proteins:
- the nkx3-1 gene encoding homeobox protein Nkx-3.1, whose product MEMSDTVKPRTSFLIEDILSVKESTRFNGKCCSQNKERFSGWEEESEKLSEQLSPLESAFGVQTDSLDTSCPSTSDSSGFTSSGKQKRSRAAFTHIQVLELEKKFNHQKYLSAPERAHLASTLRLTETQVKIWFQNRRYKTKRKQQTPEFCKDVYKAEGLGLRDDLVRSSLITSFYKAYQYRPYLWDYGGPWGPTLW is encoded by the exons ATGGAAATGTCTGATACGGTCAAACCTCGGACTTCCTTCCTCATAGAGGACATCCTCTCTGTTAAGGAAAGCACAAGATTTAATGGAAAATGCTGCTCGCAGAACAAGGAAAGATTTTCAGGGTGGGAAGAGGAATCAGAAAAGTTGTCTGAGCAACTCTCCCCACTGGAGTCGGCATTTGGAGTACAGACAG ACTCATTGGACACATCCTGTCCCAGCACTTCAGATTCCAGCGGTTTTACGTCCTCAGGGAAACAGAAGCGCTCCAGGGCAGCATTTACACACATCCAAGTGCTTGAACTGGAGAAGAAATTTAACCACCAGAAGTACCTGTCAGCCCCAGAGAGGGCTCATCTGGCCAGCACTTTAAGACTGACTGAAACCCAGGTGAAAATCTGGTTTCAGAACCGGAggtataaaacaaaaagaaagcagcAAACACCAGAGTTCTGTAAGGATGTGTACAAAGCAGAGGGATTAGGTCTGAGAGACGATTTAGTCCGATCATCATTGATCACCTCTTTCTACAAAGCGTATCAATACCGACCCTACCTGTGGGACTACGGTGGCCCCTGGGGGCCAACGTTATGGTGA
- the nkx2.7 gene encoding NK2 transcription factor related 7: MHTSSSTTTPFSVKDILKHHHAFGNEFLMTEQVVPMHHPHMHDTSRTRDLYDCQAELAGMQEKVDIHDSAAEEEINENEMSGLDSSPDCDRKSQRGPRLRRKPRVLFSQSQVSELERRFRQQRYLSGPEREQLAHILKLTSTQVKIWFQNRRYKCKRQRQDKSLELAGYPPAPRRVAVPVLVRDGKLCGAGSHPAPYNVTFGHYNPVFEYGNSSVYSCSYHNVSPSAAHMSNNHLADLTGNTEGPFSHGHFQASLQGVRGW; the protein is encoded by the exons ATGCATACCAGCTCATCGACCACGACGCCTTTTTCAGTCAAGGATATTTTGAAACACCACCATGCCTTTGGAAATGAATTCTTGATGACTGAGCAAGTTGTTCCAATGCATCATCCACACATGCATGATACGTCCCGGACCCGGGACTTGTATGATTGCCAGGCAGAACTCGCTGGGATGCAGGAGAAGGTTGATATTCACGACTCAGCTGCAGAAGAGGAGATAAACGAAAACG AGATGAGCGGTCTTGACAGTTCTCCTGACTGCGACAGAAAGTCACAACGCGGGCCCAGGCTGCGCAGGAAGCCCCGGGTCCTCTTCTCTCAGTCCCAGGTATCGGAGCTGGAGAGGCGCTTCAGGCAGCAGCGTTACCTGTCCGGCCCGGAGAGAGAGCAACTAGCCCACATCCTCAAACTCACCTCCACGCAGGTCAAAATCTGGTTCCAGAACAGGAGGTACAAATGCAAGCGCCAAAGACAGGACAAGTCTCTGGAGCTGGCGGGTTATCCACCTGCACCAAGGAGGGTGGCGGTGCCGGTGCTGGTCCGGGACGGAAAGCTGTGCGGCGCAGGTTCCCATCCAGCTCCTTATAATGTGACTTTTGGACATTATAACCCCGTGTTTGAATATGGAAACAGCAGTGTGTATAGCTGCAGTTATCACAATGTGTCACCTTCAGCCGCACATATGTCTAATAACCACCTGGCTGATTTAACAGGTAACACAGAGGGGCCCTTCAGCCACGGACACTTCCAGGCTTCATTACAGGGTGTAAGAGGCTGGTGA